Proteins co-encoded in one Acidobacteriota bacterium genomic window:
- a CDS encoding beta-propeller fold lactonase family protein — MRLSRIGRFSLALAVSVALGLGMTACGGGTVAYIWVLGTQYNQVAGFKVDNYTGNLTQVVRSPYSSNGTNPVAIVVKPGGRYVYVINKGDSKTAGNISLFSVGGDGVLTFQQSYTSRGSTPVWATVDSSGSYLYVLDTLYPDTPSYPNPNGLGDITVFAIANDTGRLQLVPNQQIKDSNQTQLTFFPVGPKPLMMRVANGCVFTVNSGDQTVFPYSAGASGQLTLTANSTITTGAGNLTSISNSGNYVYLTDAAPTPDSPGGRVLAYTVGTGSSACSLNTLTGGPVNNLPLTSNPVYSMADNKGKTLYVLNRSSLDPNNKTSSISAFTIDPTTGKLAFLGTGGSPAAGNPYKTGSGPVCMVEDPTNQYVYTSNNIDSTLTGQRIDSNSGELRDLNRGNTFPTVGQPTCMALSGNVN, encoded by the coding sequence ATGAGGTTGAGCAGGATTGGCCGGTTCTCCCTGGCCTTGGCAGTGTCCGTTGCATTGGGTCTGGGCATGACAGCGTGCGGCGGCGGCACGGTCGCTTATATCTGGGTTCTTGGCACGCAGTACAACCAGGTTGCCGGCTTCAAGGTCGACAACTACACCGGCAATCTGACCCAGGTTGTCCGCTCACCTTATAGCTCCAATGGAACAAACCCGGTTGCGATCGTCGTGAAGCCCGGCGGACGCTATGTATACGTCATCAACAAAGGGGACTCCAAGACCGCCGGCAACATCTCCCTCTTCAGTGTAGGCGGCGACGGTGTGCTCACCTTCCAGCAGTCGTACACCAGCCGAGGATCCACCCCCGTGTGGGCAACCGTAGACTCGTCTGGCAGCTACCTGTACGTACTCGATACGCTGTATCCGGATACGCCGTCGTATCCGAATCCGAACGGCCTGGGCGACATTACAGTCTTTGCCATCGCAAACGACACTGGACGTCTGCAGCTCGTCCCGAACCAGCAGATCAAGGACAGCAATCAGACGCAGTTGACCTTCTTCCCTGTCGGCCCGAAGCCCCTCATGATGCGCGTCGCCAATGGCTGCGTCTTTACGGTCAACTCCGGCGACCAGACAGTCTTCCCGTATTCGGCAGGCGCCAGCGGACAGCTTACGCTGACAGCGAACTCGACGATTACAACCGGCGCAGGCAACCTGACCTCAATCAGCAACAGCGGCAACTACGTTTATCTGACCGATGCCGCGCCCACCCCGGACAGCCCCGGCGGCCGCGTTCTGGCTTACACGGTAGGCACCGGCTCCTCGGCCTGCTCACTGAACACGCTGACTGGCGGTCCGGTAAACAACCTGCCGCTGACCTCGAACCCGGTCTATTCAATGGCCGACAACAAGGGTAAGACGCTGTACGTGCTGAACCGTTCCTCGCTCGACCCGAACAACAAGACCAGCTCGATCTCGGCCTTTACGATCGACCCGACGACCGGCAAGCTCGCCTTCCTCGGAACGGGCGGCAGCCCTGCGGCAGGCAATCCGTATAAGACCGGCTCCGGCCCAGTCTGCATGGTGGAGGACCCGACGAACCAGTACGTCTATACCTCCAACAACATTGACTCGACGCTGACAGGACAGCGGATCGACTCCAACTCCGGTGAGTTGCGAGACCTGAATCGCGGGAATACCTTCCCCACGGTCGGGCAGCCGACCTGTATGGCGCTCAGCGGAAACGTCAACTAG
- a CDS encoding M13 family metallopeptidase: MNVTLSKSLIALALGATIIPVAGAEDASGPKSVPKKPVIFDLAAIDTSADPCVDFYQYACGNWKKNNPIPADQTRWGRFNELAEYNNYLLYSDLKAAADAPKTPLQKKYGDYFAACMNVDLADKLGAKPIEPILKTINGWSDRKKLATLMGETEDKYALGFLFSFGSDQDQKDSTKQIGEIDQAGLGLPDRDYYLSQDDRSKKLREQYVEHVTKMFTLIGDTPEQAAKEAQSVLAVETALAQGSMARVDRRTPANVYHIMTIDQLQTLTPDFDWKVYFTAKKQSVLKTVNVATPEFFKAMNHQIATADVDALKSYMRWHAVHRYAANLSEAFVDENFAFYGKTLTGQKELAPRWKRCTQSTDRALGEAVGQDWVAKNFPPTAKDNMEKMVKALEVALDDDIKHLDWMSDATKVEAKKKLDAFRSKIGYPEKWRDYSSVKIKRDDPIYNVQQIAAFNDRRDLAKIGKPVDEKEWSMTPPTVNAYYNPGMNDINFPAGILQPPFYDFKVDPAVNFGGIGVVIGHEMTHGFDDQGSQFDPQGNVRMWWTAEDRRKFDERTDCEVKEYSGFEVAPGQNLNGKLTLGENTADNGGLRIAYKALMDTLAEQNASTTAKTDNYTPAQRYFISFGQVWCENTREEAARLRAKTDPHSSGRWRINGSVQNFDEFGKAFSCKVGQPMMPVNACRVW, from the coding sequence ATGAACGTTACATTATCCAAATCACTGATCGCCCTTGCACTGGGCGCAACCATCATTCCCGTCGCCGGCGCTGAAGATGCCTCCGGACCGAAGTCTGTCCCCAAAAAGCCTGTCATCTTCGACCTGGCGGCAATCGATACCTCGGCCGACCCCTGCGTCGATTTTTACCAGTACGCTTGCGGGAACTGGAAGAAGAACAACCCCATCCCAGCCGACCAGACCCGCTGGGGCCGTTTCAACGAGTTGGCGGAGTACAACAACTACCTGCTCTATTCCGACCTGAAGGCTGCGGCCGATGCTCCAAAGACACCGCTGCAGAAGAAATACGGCGACTACTTCGCGGCCTGCATGAATGTGGACCTTGCGGACAAACTGGGCGCCAAGCCGATCGAGCCGATTCTGAAGACGATCAACGGCTGGAGCGATCGCAAGAAGCTCGCGACCCTGATGGGCGAGACGGAAGACAAATACGCCCTGGGCTTTCTGTTCAGCTTCGGCTCCGACCAGGACCAGAAGGACTCTACCAAACAAATCGGCGAGATCGACCAGGCAGGTCTTGGACTGCCCGATCGCGACTACTACCTGTCGCAGGATGACCGCTCGAAGAAGCTGCGTGAGCAATACGTCGAGCACGTTACGAAGATGTTTACGCTGATTGGCGACACGCCCGAGCAGGCGGCCAAGGAGGCGCAGAGCGTCCTCGCCGTTGAGACGGCGCTGGCGCAGGGTTCGATGGCTCGCGTCGACCGTCGCACCCCAGCCAATGTCTACCACATCATGACCATCGACCAGCTTCAGACACTGACGCCGGATTTCGACTGGAAGGTATACTTCACCGCCAAAAAGCAGAGCGTTCTGAAGACCGTCAACGTCGCCACGCCGGAGTTCTTCAAGGCAATGAACCATCAGATCGCCACAGCCGATGTCGATGCGCTGAAGAGCTATATGCGCTGGCACGCCGTTCACCGCTATGCCGCGAACTTGAGCGAAGCGTTTGTCGATGAGAACTTCGCCTTCTATGGCAAGACGCTTACGGGGCAGAAGGAGCTGGCTCCGCGCTGGAAGCGCTGTACGCAGTCGACCGACCGCGCGCTCGGCGAGGCGGTTGGGCAGGACTGGGTTGCAAAGAACTTTCCTCCGACGGCAAAAGACAACATGGAGAAGATGGTGAAGGCGCTAGAGGTCGCGCTTGACGACGACATCAAGCATCTCGACTGGATGAGCGACGCCACCAAGGTCGAAGCGAAGAAAAAGCTCGACGCCTTCCGCAGCAAAATCGGCTATCCCGAAAAGTGGCGCGACTATTCTTCGGTAAAGATCAAGCGCGACGATCCGATTTACAACGTACAGCAGATCGCGGCCTTCAACGACCGGCGCGACCTGGCGAAGATCGGCAAGCCTGTTGACGAGAAGGAGTGGTCGATGACGCCGCCGACCGTCAACGCTTACTACAACCCAGGCATGAACGACATCAACTTCCCTGCCGGGATTCTTCAGCCGCCGTTCTACGACTTCAAGGTTGACCCTGCGGTGAACTTCGGCGGCATCGGCGTTGTAATCGGCCACGAGATGACGCACGGCTTCGACGACCAGGGCAGCCAGTTCGATCCTCAGGGGAATGTGAGGATGTGGTGGACGGCCGAGGACCGGAGAAAGTTCGACGAGCGCACCGATTGCGAGGTGAAGGAGTATTCGGGCTTCGAGGTCGCTCCCGGTCAGAACCTGAATGGCAAGCTGACGCTCGGCGAGAACACCGCCGACAACGGCGGGCTCCGCATTGCCTACAAGGCGCTGATGGACACGCTGGCAGAACAAAACGCATCGACCACGGCGAAGACCGATAACTACACGCCGGCGCAGCGTTATTTCATCAGCTTCGGGCAGGTCTGGTGCGAGAACACGCGGGAAGAGGCTGCGCGTCTGCGCGCGAAGACCGACCCGCACTCATCGGGGCGTTGGCGCATCAACGGCAGCGTGCAGAACTTTGACGAGTTCGGCAAGGCCTTCTCCTGCAAAGTCGGCCAGCCGATGATGCCGGTCAACGCCTGCCGGGTCTGGTAA
- a CDS encoding MCE family protein, with product MPSQQEVRWSQLKVGVIVVVAAVILVALLFLMTSSAGLGIFSHKLTVVTYFENSAGLKPGAAVNLQGVTIGTVKTVTVVSSPERKLTPVQVVMKLNEKYADDLRKDSKASLSTIGVLGDTVVDINSQFAVGSPLRDGDELKTLETPSLTDVVKASQGTIESLNVILAKMNTIVDNMQSGKGSLGQLVNNPDLYNKVNATVDELHKLTVNLNNGKGSIGKLMSDDTLYNHLNDTVSKLDNIATELDKGNGTTGKLLKDPSLFDNLNSTLKHANSLMADADAGKGGLGLIAKDPKFRKQLDDTFTQINQLVTGINQGRGTLGKLATEDTLHTNMNNLLTNSSDLVTAIRQNPKKYLTIHLKIF from the coding sequence ATGCCCAGCCAGCAGGAGGTACGATGGTCGCAACTGAAGGTCGGCGTCATCGTCGTGGTAGCTGCGGTCATCCTGGTCGCGCTGCTGTTCCTGATGACAAGCTCTGCCGGCTTGGGCATCTTCTCGCACAAACTCACCGTTGTCACTTACTTTGAGAACTCAGCCGGTCTTAAGCCGGGGGCCGCCGTCAACCTGCAGGGCGTCACCATTGGCACGGTGAAGACCGTGACTGTCGTCTCTTCGCCCGAGCGCAAGCTCACGCCGGTGCAGGTTGTGATGAAGCTCAACGAGAAGTATGCCGACGACTTGAGGAAGGACTCCAAGGCGTCGCTTTCCACCATCGGCGTTCTGGGCGATACCGTCGTCGATATTAACAGCCAATTCGCCGTTGGCTCTCCCTTGCGCGACGGCGACGAACTGAAGACGCTGGAGACCCCGAGCCTTACCGATGTCGTCAAGGCAAGCCAGGGAACGATCGAGAGCCTCAACGTGATCCTCGCCAAGATGAACACGATTGTGGATAACATGCAGTCCGGCAAGGGCTCGCTCGGCCAGTTGGTCAATAACCCCGATCTCTACAACAAGGTCAATGCTACGGTCGACGAGCTGCATAAGCTGACGGTGAACCTGAATAACGGTAAGGGTTCCATCGGCAAGCTGATGAGCGATGACACGCTCTATAACCACCTGAACGATACCGTGTCCAAGCTGGACAACATCGCCACGGAGCTCGACAAAGGCAACGGTACAACCGGGAAGCTGCTGAAGGACCCCTCGTTATTCGACAACCTGAACTCGACCCTGAAGCATGCCAACTCCCTGATGGCCGATGCGGATGCGGGCAAGGGCGGGCTGGGCCTGATTGCCAAGGACCCCAAATTCCGCAAGCAATTGGATGACACCTTCACGCAGATCAACCAGTTGGTAACCGGGATCAACCAGGGCCGCGGCACTCTGGGCAAGCTGGCGACGGAAGACACGCTCCATACCAACATGAACAACCTGCTGACCAACAGCAGCGACCTGGTCACGGCAATCCGGCAAAACCCGAAGAAATACCTGACCATCCATCTGAAGATCTTCTGA
- a CDS encoding holo-ACP synthase — MVLGVGTDLIEITRIEESIAQFGERFLARVFTPGEIAYCRMKTKKSAESFAARFAAKEAGAKALGTGISRGVSWKELEVRREPGERPTLHLSGRAAERARAMGIRRLALSLSHSRDVALAVVIAED, encoded by the coding sequence ATGGTGCTTGGCGTAGGAACGGACCTGATCGAGATCACCCGGATCGAAGAGAGCATCGCCCAGTTCGGAGAGCGTTTTCTCGCGCGCGTCTTCACCCCTGGCGAGATTGCCTACTGCCGGATGAAGACAAAGAAGTCCGCTGAGAGTTTTGCGGCCCGGTTTGCGGCCAAAGAGGCCGGAGCAAAGGCCCTGGGAACGGGCATCAGCCGCGGAGTGAGCTGGAAGGAGCTTGAGGTCCGCCGCGAGCCGGGCGAGAGGCCGACGCTGCACCTCAGCGGTCGCGCCGCGGAGCGGGCCCGTGCGATGGGGATCCGGCGCCTCGCATTGAGCCTCTCGCACAGCCGCGACGTCGCCCTTGCAGTCGTCATCGCAGAAGATTGA
- a CDS encoding ABC transporter ATP-binding protein, translated as MAINASSSSSTTSAQSSAGRPIIVAQKLGKTYRSGKLEVPALRSVSFSVDPGEFVAIVGPSGSGKSTLFYVLGGLTSPTSGSLTIDGADFSRLSDIERTRLRRAKIGFIFQKFNLLPTLSAMGNVEIAHDIANLGAPEKKPLDRALLDHLSDLLGINGRLEHRPNELSGGEQQRVAIARALISRPSIVLADEPTGNLDTKNSDAVLDMLHRSSREMNQTVLMITHNPEAAQIADRILYMRDGEIVNVERGSGRVAHEA; from the coding sequence ATGGCGATCAACGCATCCTCTTCCTCTTCGACCACCTCTGCGCAAAGCAGCGCTGGCAGGCCCATCATCGTTGCCCAGAAGCTGGGCAAGACCTATCGCTCGGGTAAGCTCGAGGTTCCCGCACTGCGCAGCGTCAGCTTCTCCGTCGATCCGGGCGAGTTTGTCGCCATCGTGGGGCCATCGGGATCAGGTAAATCGACGCTCTTCTATGTGCTGGGCGGATTGACCTCGCCCACAAGCGGTTCGCTGACGATCGATGGCGCCGACTTCTCACGGTTGTCCGATATTGAGCGAACACGCCTGCGTCGCGCCAAGATCGGTTTCATCTTCCAGAAGTTCAACCTGCTGCCCACGCTTTCAGCCATGGGTAACGTCGAGATCGCGCACGACATCGCCAATCTCGGCGCGCCAGAAAAGAAGCCGCTCGATCGCGCTCTGCTCGACCACCTCAGCGATCTTCTCGGCATCAACGGGCGCTTGGAGCATCGCCCCAACGAGCTTTCAGGCGGCGAACAGCAGCGTGTTGCCATCGCGCGCGCGCTCATCTCAAGGCCGTCGATCGTGCTGGCCGACGAGCCCACCGGCAACCTCGACACGAAGAACTCCGACGCCGTTCTCGACATGCTCCACCGATCGAGCCGCGAAATGAATCAGACGGTGCTGATGATTACCCACAACCCCGAGGCCGCACAGATAGCTGACCGCATTCTGTATATGCGCGACGGCGAGATTGTGAATGTAGAGCGGGGTTCGGGCCGAGTGGCCCACGAAGCGTAG
- a CDS encoding TonB family protein yields MRQQILSLLVAAVSATCTTPTISQTADTPHSTVKIDPQAPVGSAKNPVRVSSGVMAGLLLAHKLPLYPVAEGPYKSGAVILHAIITPNGNVDRVSVISSPESLRQRALDAVQQWVYKPYLLNGTAVWVQTTIMMNIDFGG; encoded by the coding sequence ATGAGACAGCAGATTCTTTCACTGCTCGTTGCGGCGGTGTCGGCAACCTGTACTACCCCGACTATCAGCCAGACTGCGGATACCCCTCATTCCACGGTAAAAATTGACCCTCAGGCCCCTGTAGGCAGCGCGAAGAATCCTGTGCGGGTTTCTTCTGGGGTTATGGCAGGTCTTTTGCTGGCACATAAACTACCGCTCTATCCGGTCGCAGAAGGGCCATATAAAAGTGGCGCTGTTATCTTGCATGCGATCATCACGCCGAATGGCAACGTTGATCGTGTAAGTGTTATCTCCAGCCCCGAATCTCTCCGACAGCGCGCCTTAGATGCCGTGCAACAATGGGTCTACAAACCCTATCTACTCAATGGAACCGCAGTATGGGTTCAAACAACCATAATGATGAACATCGACTTCGGAGGCTGA
- a CDS encoding carbonic anhydrase, whose amino-acid sequence MDDVLNKLKAGILRFQAEVYPAQAEMYRRAVTEPQQPSSLIVTCADSRIDPELITQSGPGEIFVTRNIGNLVPAYGEMLGGVSAVIEYAVSALKVRHIAICGHSDCGAMKALLSPGSMDSMPAVKNWMRNAEAALSVTDSLSGKDETHQQRLKRLTEENVLLQIQHLRTHPSVAGAMAREELTLSGWVYDIGPGQVRISENGERTFHPVTAKGAKA is encoded by the coding sequence ATCGACGACGTGCTCAATAAGCTGAAGGCAGGAATTTTACGTTTCCAGGCAGAGGTCTACCCCGCGCAGGCGGAGATGTATCGCAGGGCCGTTACGGAGCCGCAGCAGCCCTCGTCGCTGATCGTCACCTGCGCCGATTCGCGCATCGACCCTGAGTTGATTACGCAGTCCGGGCCTGGCGAGATCTTCGTGACACGCAACATCGGAAACCTTGTGCCTGCTTACGGAGAGATGCTGGGCGGCGTCAGCGCTGTGATTGAGTACGCAGTAAGCGCATTGAAGGTGCGTCACATCGCCATCTGCGGCCACAGCGATTGCGGAGCCATGAAGGCCCTTCTAAGTCCGGGCAGCATGGATTCCATGCCGGCAGTAAAGAACTGGATGCGGAACGCAGAGGCGGCGCTCAGCGTGACCGATTCGTTGAGCGGGAAAGACGAGACACACCAGCAACGGCTGAAGCGGCTCACCGAAGAAAATGTTCTGCTCCAGATACAACATCTGAGAACGCATCCTTCTGTCGCCGGCGCAATGGCGCGCGAAGAGCTGACACTCTCCGGCTGGGTCTACGACATCGGCCCAGGACAGGTACGCATCTCCGAGAACGGCGAGAGGACCTTTCATCCAGTGACGGCAAAGGGCGCGAAGGCATGA
- a CDS encoding thioredoxin family protein: MSRTQSAMVQLGSVAPPFELPDVVTGKAVGRDDVAAGRKGLLVMFLCVHCPYVKHVEEELARIGHDYQDRIGVVAISSNDVAAYPEDSPVEMKNQAERLGFRFPYLYDETQEVAREYDAACTPDIFLFDDEMKLVYRGQIDGSRPKRKDIGNDLPVDGRDLRAAIEAVLAGKRPDPNQKFAVGCSIKWKE, encoded by the coding sequence ATGTCGAGAACACAGTCGGCGATGGTGCAGTTGGGGAGTGTGGCTCCTCCGTTTGAGTTGCCGGACGTGGTAACGGGAAAGGCCGTGGGACGCGACGATGTGGCGGCGGGGCGCAAGGGCCTGCTCGTCATGTTTCTCTGCGTGCATTGCCCTTATGTGAAGCATGTGGAAGAAGAGCTTGCGCGTATCGGACACGACTATCAGGATCGAATCGGCGTTGTGGCCATCTCATCGAACGATGTTGCCGCCTACCCGGAGGATTCGCCTGTCGAAATGAAGAACCAGGCCGAGCGGCTCGGCTTCCGGTTCCCCTATCTCTACGACGAGACACAGGAGGTTGCGCGCGAGTACGACGCGGCCTGCACTCCCGACATATTTTTGTTTGATGACGAAATGAAGCTGGTCTATCGCGGCCAGATCGACGGCAGCCGGCCGAAGCGCAAGGACATTGGGAACGACCTGCCTGTCGACGGCAGGGACCTTCGCGCGGCGATCGAGGCTGTACTTGCAGGAAAACGCCCTGACCCGAACCAGAAGTTCGCAGTCGGATGCAGCATCAAGTGGAAAGAATAA